In a genomic window of Saccharomyces paradoxus chromosome X, complete sequence:
- the IRC18 gene encoding Irc18p (Protein involved in outer spore wall assembly~similar to YJL037W), whose product MKIQIIGRILLIQLCLLTIVLASNRAVVEFESTGTKLVNSLRVLANYSQSSVCADEKISGIERQIGEVKDMYGSHSFILKGLNGILNNKANMLAREIQMETVGNNTFETETGKLTKGLNRAVKISPFKYIKKFKTVSTKKLESLLNKYDLVAKKGGELTEEQKKKKEVLSRISRVVAATTIEAGLAQGVVDLCITVTTSLCLVSASIGGVGFLIWLTIIYQALT is encoded by the coding sequence atgaaaattcaaataatagGAAGAATTCTTCTGATCCAGTTGTGTTTGCTCACCATTGTATTAGCCAGCAACAGAGCAGTGGTCGAATTCGAAAGTACCGGAACCAAACTGGTCAACTCATTAAGGGTTTTGGCTAACTACTCACAGAGTTCTGTGTGTgctgatgaaaaaatatccgGAATCGAGAGACAGATAGGGGAAGTTAAAGATATGTATGGTAGCCACTCTTTTATTCTGAAGGGGTTAAATGGTATACTGAATAACAAGGCAAATATGCTGGCAAGGGAAATTCAAATGGAAACTGTTGGCAATAACACATTTGAAACAGAAACAGGAAAGCTAACTAAGGGTCTGAACCGAGCCGTAAAGATATCTCCGTTTAAGtacatcaaaaaattcaagacCGTTTCGACTAAGAAGCTTGAAAGCCTCTTGAATAAGTATGATCTGGTTGCCAAAAAGGGCGGAGAATTGACAGAGgaacagaagaaaaagaaggagGTGCTCTCACGGATCAGTAGAGTGGTTGCTGCAACAACGATAGAGGCTGGCCTGGCACAAGGGGTGGTTGATTTATGTATAACGGTGACAACTAGTCTGTGCTTAGTCTCGGCCAGCATTGGAGGCGTCGGGTTTCTTATTTGGCTCACAATTATATACCAAGCTCTGACTTAG
- the SNX4 gene encoding Snx4p (Sorting nexin~similar to YJL036W) gives MTDKSKNDLTSKAKDKVRGNPEKPPYWFEIIVSDPQKRTGDPGSSSGYVSYQISTKTNNTAFYDNRGNLESIIVVHRRYSDLLLLHDILLNEFPACIIPPLPDKKVFQYIAGDRFSQRFTQKRCHSLQNFLRRVSLHPDLSQSKVFRTFLVSKDWESHRKVLQESLQPNKDEVTDAFMNAFKTVHKQNEEFTEIKEKSDKLDRTVTKIDKLFHKVVKKNDSMSEDYTKLGTNLQELQELVTGENEELAAKLKIFNEGVTQLSYGLQDLTKYLDYEYIVDLKDLEHYIDSMRQLIKLKDQKQIDYEELSDYLTRSIKEKNNLISGYGGSNFFANKLEELAGINQEASRREKINKLEGKITSLTGELENAKKVADGFEQECLKEIDHFESVKTSEIKQSLGSLADHHIEFYERILEAWEKVDDSL, from the coding sequence ATGACAGACAAAAGCAAGAACGATTTAACAAGCAAAGCAAAGGATAAAGTCAGAGGTAATCCCGAGAAGCCACCATACTGGTTTGAAATCATTGTCTCTGATCCGCAGAAAAGAACAGGCGACCCAGGCTCCTCATCTGGCTACGTAAGTTATCAAATATCAACAAAGACTAACAATACGGCATTTTATGATAACCGTGGCAATTTAGAGTCTATTATAGTTGTACATAGAAGATACAGTGATTTATTGCTCTTGCATGATATTCTACTCAACGAATTCCCTGCCTGCATCATCCCACCATTACCTGATAAGAAAGTTTTCCAATACATAGCAGGCGATAGATTTAGCCAGAGATTTACACAAAAAAGATGTCACAGTTTGCAAAATTTCCTAAGGAGGGTTTCTTTACATCCCGATCTTTCTCAATCAAAAGTTTTCAGAACTTTTTTGGTGAGCAAAGATTGGGAATCTCATCGCAAAGTTCTCCAGGAGAGTTTACAGCCAAATAAAGATGAAGTTACTGATGCCTTTATGAATGCTTTCAAAACGGTTCATAAGCAAAACGAAGAATTCACtgaaataaaggaaaaaagcGATAAACTAGATCGAACTGTGACAAAGATAGACAAACTATTTCATAAAGTTGTGAAGAAGAACGATTCGATGTCCGAGGACTATACAAAGTTAGGCACCAATTTACAAGAATTACAAGAACTGGTTACAGGTGAAAACGAGGAACTTGCTGCGAAGTTGAAAATCTTTAATGAAGGAGTAACACAGCTGTCCTACGGCTTACAAGATCTTACGAAGTATTTGGATTACGAATATATTGTTGACTTGAAGGATCTTGAACACTACATTGATAGTATGCGACAGCTGATCAAATTGAAGGACCAGAAACAAATAGACTACGAAGAGCTGAGTGATTATTTGACCAGGtcaatcaaagaaaaaaataacttgATTTCTGGGTACGGAGGtagtaatttttttgctaATAAACTAGAAGAGTTAGCGGGAATAAATCAAGAGGCTTCACGcagagaaaaaatcaacaaattAGAAGGCAAGATAACGTCACTAACAGGTGAACTAGAAAATGCCAAAAAGGTAGCGGACGGATTCGAACAAGAATGCTTGAAGGAAATAGACCATTTCGAAAGTGTTAAAACATCTGAAATCAAGCAATCTCTAGGTTCATTAGCGGACCATCACATCGAATTCTACGAACGGATACTGGAAGCATGGGAAAAAGTCGATGATAGTCTATAA
- the TAD2 gene encoding tRNA(adenine34) deaminase (Subunit of tRNA-specific adenosine-34 deaminase~similar to YJL035C), translating into MQHVEHMRTAVRLARYALDHDETPVACIFVHTPTDQVMAYGMNDTNKSLTGVAHAEFMGVNQIKAMLGSRGVVDVFKDITLYVTVEPCIMCASALKQLGIGKVVFGCGNERFGGNGTVLSVNHDTCTLVPKNNSATGYDSIPGILRKEAIMLLRYFYVRQNERAPKPRSKSDRVLDKNTFPPMEWSKYLNEESFIDTFGDDYKTYYVNEADLSSNNVDWDLIDSRHDNIIQELDGRCKLFKFNVHKRSKVW; encoded by the coding sequence ATGCAGCATGTTGAGCATATGAGGACAGCTGTCCGTTTGGCTAGATACGCTCTTGACCACGATGAGACACCGGTAGCTTGCATCTTTGTACATACACCAACTGACCAGGTGATGGCCTACGGCATGAACGATACGAACAAGTCACTAACTGGAGTAGCACATGCTGAGTTCATGGGGGTCAATCAGATCAAGGCGATGTTGGGCTCTCGCGGAGTTGTTGACGTGTTCAAAGACATTACTCTATATGTTACTGTAGAACCCTGTATAATGTGCGCGTCTGCTCTCAAGCAATTAGGCATTGGAAAGGTGGTGTTCGGTTGTGGTAACGAGAGATTTGGCGGCAATGGTACTGTCTTGTCAGTAAATCATGATACGTGTACCTTGGTGCCCAAGAATAATAGTGCGACAGGTTACGACAGTATACCGGGAATCTTGAGGAAAGAAGCAATAATGCTACTGAGGTACTTTTATGTAAGACAAAATGAAAGGGCCCCCAAGCCACGATCTAAGAGCGATAGGGTGTTGGATAAGAACACGTTTCCGCCTATGGAATGGTCGAAATATCTCAATGAAGAATCATTCATTGACACTTTTGGCGATGATTACAAGACGTATTACGTGAATGAAGCAGATTTATCCAGTAATAATGTGGATTGGGATTTGATTGACTCCCGTCACGACAATATAATTCAAGAACTGGATGGACGATGCAAATTATTTAAGTTCAATGTGCACAAGAGATCTAAAGTTTGGTGA